Genomic DNA from uncultured Methanospirillum sp.:
GCTGTCCTCCAGGTGTCCGGAACACAACCCCTGCTTGTGCAGGCAGAACGAAGATTGATCCCACTTCTCAAGCGTCAGGTTGTTCATCTTCTGCTGACCCCTGTTCCCTCCGGATTATCCTCAACTCCTGAAGGCTTCGGTGAGCTCTGCTCTTTGATAGATTCCAATACCAGCGGTAGTAATCCTGATCCCGAGGTTTGCCTACAGACGGTCAGGCTGATCTGTGATGAGATCTCCAGCGATTATCTGAAGGATAACGGTACCCGGAAGGCTGGCGATCTTGCGTCCCTGGTGAGGGGGCTGATGCACGAAAGGTCCATTCTGCAAAATGCCATCCTCTCGTCTGATCCTGTAGTCGTGCCTGATGACCTCATCCTGAGCACTAGAACGAGGATGATCCTTCTGATGCTCGACTCACTTCGTCAGGATCTCAACGTGCAGCCAGATCCAGATTCTGATACAGTAGATCACCGATCACCTCTGGCAGCCGGGGAGTACAGGGGTATTTTATCTGAGTTTGCAGCAGCGTTCAACGAGGTTCTTATTCAATCCGACAATACGGATAGTGCGGCTGTTGACCAGTCGGTGGTATCATTTCCCGGGGAGATTACCAGAGTATGTGAACGGTTTACTTCAGGAGATCTCTCAACCCGCCTGGATCCTGCCATGTTCGCAGATGATGAACAGGGCAGTATGTCTGCCTCTGATTTTAATATGATGCTGGACTTGGTGCAGGCCCAGTACCAGGTGCTTGCTACAACTCTTGAGCAGATGAAGACCGGGTGGATTCCGGTCTCGGTGGGTGATATTCCCCCTGGTCCGTTTGAAATGGTGATCAGGGATCTCGATGATGCCCTGAGTTCACTCCAGATGATGATCGCAACAGTCGAATCACTGACAATGTCGGTGATGCAGGGTGATCTCTCTGCACGTGGCGATCTATCAGGGCTTTCAGGGTACTATCAGGCACTGGTCACCGGGATGAACCGGATGCTCGGGCTGATCCATGCCCCGCTTGAAGAGGTCAGGAGGGTGAGCGGTGAGTATGCCCTCTGCAGGTTTGACTCCCGAATGGATGAGAAGATACCATATCCTGGAGATTTCGAGAACCTGAAGGTCTCACTCGACGCCATCGGTATCTACTGCCAGGGGGTGGTCAGCGAGATTGACCGGGTGAGCAGCGGGTATGCAGTCGGGGATTTTACCGTCCGGATGGGAAGAAAACTTGAGGTTGCCGGGGATTTTGTTACTATCAGGTCATCACTTGACAATATCGGGATCAGGATCTCTGAAAGTATTCTTGATCTCAGGAGTACATCCACCACAATGAACGGCGAGGCTGATCAGATGAGAGAGAGTATCGCGTCGGTTGCAGGCCAGGCCGAGACTCTTGCTGCGTATGCCTTCTCGGTTTCAGACCGGGCCGGCCAGGTCAGAACCGAGGTCCAGGAGATGATCAAAGGAACCGATTCAGCAATGCGGTCTTTGCATCTGATGACCACCAGGTCTGAATCGGTTGCTGATATCTCATTTAAGGCAGATGATCTCTCATCCCGGGGGATTGAACTGGCAGGCAGGAGCGGTGAGGGAATGGATGCCATATCCGGCGCAACAGATCTCATAGCCTCCAGGGCTGTCAGGATCCAGGAGGAACTTATCAGGATCACCAAGATCATCGGGCTCGTCACCGATATTACCAACCAGACCAATCTGCTTGCGGTCAATGCAGCTATAGAAGCCGCCCATGCCGGGAATGCAGGCAAGGGTTTTGCTGTAGTTGCTTCTGAAGTAAAGCGTCTGGCTCTAGACTCCAAGAGTGCCCTTGTTGGAATCTCGGAGACACTCCGCTCGTTGAATCAGGCCTTCAATGAGGTTAAGGACGGGGTTGACAAGGCACGCGATGAGGTAAAATCGCGTAGTGTTGCGGTGAAAGAGATGGTCAGCCTGTTTCAGAGTATGTCTGCCGAGATACGGACCATTGCCACCATGAGCAGGGACGTGGTTCAGATTGCCGATGAACAGGAGCAGATGATCAAAGGTCTTGACGTCCGTGCACGGGTGATCGGTGAACTGATGCAGGAGACAACAAAGGATGCTGATGCCTCGGCACATGCATGCAATGAATCCTGCCGGTCTGTTGAGGAGATCTCCCTGCATATTGAGACGGTTGCCGGTCTTGCCTGCCGTATCCATTCAGATATTGGCAGGTTTTCAGTCTGATTGAATCACAATAGTTCTCTATAGGTATCATTCTGATACTGCTCCATCCTTTCTCTCTATGGAGTATAGCGGGAAAGCCCATGTGCACTCAGGTCAGAGTGGTATGAACCCACGAGTGTTGGTGTATGATGAATTCAAAAACCGCTACGTTAGGATGTATCCTGATCGGTCTTCTCCTGTGCTCTGTCCTGATGGCAGGATGCACGGGTAACTCTTCAGGCCAGACTGATAATAAAGTCACCCCAACGACCACTGTCGCAGGAGCACAGGCATCTGATGCTGCAAAAGCCACCTCCGGTGGGTCTTCCCTCACGGTTGCCGGTTCAACGACGGTGCTTCCGATTGCAGCAAAAGCAGCAGAAACCTACATGGCCGCTCATCCTGGAATCGATGTACAGGTTACCGGTGGTGGGACCGGGGCCGGTGTGAAGGCTGCCGGAGAAGGAACTGCGATGATCGGTATGGCATCACGTGACCTGACCGCTGAAGAGAAGAAGAAGTATTCTGATATTCAGGCTCACCAGATCGCGATTGATGGAATTGCAATCATAACGAATTCTGCAAATCCGATTCCCTCCCTGACTATTGAGCAGATCAAGAAGATCTATGATGGAAACATCACCAACTGGAAGGATGTCGGCGGAAGTGACGCTGCAATCGTTGTTGTTGGTCGTGACAGTGCATCCGGAACACGAGAATTCTTCTCATCAGATGTCATGAAGAAGGCAGACTTTGTCAAGACACAGCTCGAAAAGAACTCGAATGGAGCAGTTCAGCAGACCGTTGCCCAGACCAAGGATGCAATCGGATATGTCGGGCTTGGATATGTTGACTCAACTATTCATGCAGTTCCGCTCTCTGTGAATGGTACACTGATATCCCCGTCTATTGAGACGGTTAAGGAAGGAAAGTACCCCCTGGCACGACCACTTCATCTCCTGACCAAGGGACAGCCGACCGGTGATGCTGTTACCTTCATAGCATTTATTGACAGTCCTGAAGGACAGAAACTGATCACAGAAGAGGGATTCGTTTCCCTAACCAAGTGATCTGATCAGTTATACTCTTTTTTCAGGTATGTACCATTCTTTTTTGCGCAAAGCCGGGTAATCGGTTGAACCTTCATCCTGCTCTCCTCAATCAGGGATTTCCGGAAGGTGGTGAGGGTGGACATGTGGATATGATGTCACTATTGATCTATGGTGACACTATATGTATACTGGATCTATTTTATTTATTTATTACAAAACTATATAATTTCTCTATCCTAACGTGTATATGTTGATGCTGAGAGTATCAGCAAGATTGTAGGAGAAATTGTATGAAGTTCGTATTCGCAGCACTTATCGCAGTGGTTGCCCTTGTGGCGATCTCCGGTCTTGCAGCAGCAGACCGTCTGCCCAATGCAACCCCTGAAAACCAGGTATTTTCAATTGACACTGTCATCGATGTTACTGGTGCAGTGGATGACAAGACCACCATGTCCTGGGTTATTGCAGGTCCAGGTTCAATTCCAACCGGAATCCTGAAGTCTGGTCAGGTAATCTCTGACGTCACCTTCAAGGATGCAATCCTCACCAACGGTGGAAAACTCGCTGAGAACAAGAACTTTGATTTCAGCTCCAAGAACATGGGTAGCGGCCTGTACAACATTGAGCAGCAGAAGGTCCTGACCTACGCCAGCACCGAAGGTGCACACCTTGTCGGCGAAGAAGAGTACACCCTTTCAGTAGCAGGCAACTATGCAAATGCTGTAGACAACATTCGCTGTGTCTTCTCAACCAACCACGGCAGTGTGCTTCCGGCATTCTGTAACATCGTCTCTGCCAAGAGCAGCCTTGTTAACGTGAACAGTGCCCAGGTCTCAACAAAGGGTCAGATCCGTGCAGTCGCTGAGACTGCTGATGTCCCGGCAGGTCTGAACTATCAGATCGCAGTCACTCCTGATGCAAACTCCGGCAGTGGCTTTGCAGAGGGAACCGTCAAGACTGTCTTCGCAGGCAGCATCATGGAAGCCCGTGACGGTGGAAACACCAACTATGCACTGAGCTCAGGCGCAACCTGGAACAAGACCTCTGCAACCAACACCTGGAAAGATACTACCTCAGTAACCGGTGGAATCAAGACCCTGCAGAAGGCCTTCACCTATCAGTCTGGGTTTAAGGTATAATCCAAAATCATCAGCATTGTAAACTAGGGGTCGACCCTGGCTTCAGATGCAACTCATTTTTTATTTCTCTCTTCGTGACTGATACAGAATGAATGTCGGAGATTCTCAATATTACTTAAAATGTTCGGATGACTCAGGTTAGTCATTAGAAGAAACGCTTTATTGTGAGTACGCGTATGAGTACAAGTTGATGCTGAGAGTATCGGCAAATATTGTAGGAGTAAGAATGAGATTCTCTATCGCAGCACTTATAACAATGGTTGCCCTTGTGGCGATCTCCGGTCTTGCAGCAGCAGACCGTCTGCCCAATGCAACCCCTGAAAATCAGGTCTTCTCTATTGACACCGTCATCGATGTCACCGGAGCAGTGGACGATAAGACCACCATGTCCTGGGTTATTGCAGGTCCGGGTTCAATTCCAACCGGTATTTTGAAGGCTGGCCAGGTAGTTGCTGATGTAACCTTCAGAGACTCCATCCTCACCAACGGTGGAAAACTCGCTGAGAACAAGAACTTCGATTTCAGCTCAAAGAACCAGGGAAGTGGCCTGTACAACATTGAGCAGCAGAAGGTTCTGACCTACGCCAGCACCGAAGGTGCACACCTCGTTGGAGAGGAAGAGTACACCCTCTCAGTTGCAGGTAACTACGCAAGCGGCGACAGCAACATCCGTTGTGTCTTCTCACAGGCAAACAACGACAATCTGCCAGCATTCTGCAACATTGTCTCTGCCAAGAGCAGTCTGGTCAACGTAAACAGCGCTCAGATCTCGACCAAGGGTCAGATTCGTGGAGTCGCAGAGACAGCTGATGTTCCGGCAGCTCTGAACTACCAGATCGCTGTCACCCCTGATGCAAACTCCGGCAGCGGCTTTGCAGAGGGTACCGTCAAGACCGTGTTCGCAGGCAGCATCATGGAAGCCCGTGATGGTGGCGACTCCAACTACAACTCCGCAACTGCAACCTGGAACAAGACCTCTGCAACCAACAGCTGGAAAGACACTACTGAAGTCACCGGCGGTATCAAGACCTTACAGAAGGCCTTTGCATACACGTCCGGATTCAGAGTATAATCTCTGATTCAGAACTTTCCAAGACCCTTTTTTTAAGTATTCTTGTTGCACAAGGCTCTTTTCGGGAAAAAAGTGAAGGTGCAACCGCTTTAATGAGAAGAATTAGATTATTGGTTTTTATCGAATCAGCAATCCCTGAATATACTTCATCCCGCTCAGGATCTGCTTCTCTGAACCATCACTCTCCCGGGTGCACTGAATTCTGACCTCGATATAGGGAGTGAGTGGTCCTGCTGCGATCTTTGGTCCTAAGATCTCCTGTACCTGGAAGAGGCCGGCTGAGTTGGACATATGGATCGTGATCACAACCGGAAGATCACTCCCCTGTTCTATCAGAACCATGTCTATGGAGAGTGCAGAGATCGTGTGAATTGATACTCTTCCCTGATCATAAGCGGTTCTCGCCCTTCCGGTTGTCATGTCTGTTGCATCACCAATGCAGACCGCCCCTGCCTCGATGGTGAGAGGTCTGGGATCACCGTGATGGGTGTAGATGGATCCCAGGATGAATGTTCTCACCCTTGCCATCCGGTTCTGATCGTCGTAGATCTGTGGAAGAATTCGATCAAGAATCGGGCTAACAAGCAGGAGACTGTGTGAGATATGATCTGTCCTGTGGATCTCATTTCCAATATCGTGGCACAAAGCTGCTGTCAGCACGATCAGGTAGGCATCGTCAATATCTCCCATCCCTGAACTGAGGATATCAGGAACGATATCTGCTGCAATGAGGTATTCCAGTATCTGAAGTGCGGATGCTGTAGCAACAATAGCATGAACTCTTCCGTGATCATTCATCCCGAGTTTCTCGACAGTTATGTAGTTTGCACACTCCCAATGCACTGCAAGGTCAGGATCTCGTGAAAGGAGGCTCCATGCTTCTTTTGCCTTTGGTTGTTTTTTCACAAGTTCTGTTATGATAGATAGCGATCGCTGCCTGATCTCTTCTTCTGAGAACTCCGGTGTGATATTGGTATTTGGATCGAACGTGTTTAAACCCTTTAGTTCAGGGAGACTGGGGGCGAGAGTGTTTATAGCATCGTCCATGGTGATACTCAAGCTGAAACCTACAAGGTCGTTTCGTACCTAGATTATGGGTGAATCAGGATCTCTATAGTTTCAACTTTCATGAATAACTCTTTAATGTTTGCCATTGCTCACGCTTATCGTTAAAAAATCAAGGTGGCTATCCAATCTCACTGCACCCTGTTGAAGTATTGTGCATGGGATAATTCTATATATTTTTGAGGGTGATGATCAGATATGGTGGATTCAGACACCGTTTCTGGTCCCGCTGGTCATCCCTGCCTCTGGTGTGGGGAGTTGACCGGATCACGAAAGACGTACTGTTCTGATCTATGTGAACACCGGTTTCTCACCTGGCTGGAGACCGAACCTGCTGCAGTCCGGGGGAGCAGACCTCCTTTCTGGAATCTTATCAGGCGTCAGGCCCTTGAGCGGGATAGGCATCAGTGCCAGATCTGTGGCAGCACTGCTGAACTCTCGGTTCATCACATCGTCCCCCTTTCTGCAGGTGGTGATTCAACACTCCATAATCTCACCGTGCTTTGCCATACATGTCATCAAAAGGAGCACGGTCGGCATGCTCCTGCTGTCAGGAAAAAGAAATTTCGTATCAGGATTCGGCATCAGCCGATGTATGTGCCTGCTACATTCTTCAGTGACTGGATCAGTCAGTCGGGAGGAGAGGTGTATCCCTGATACATTATTGGGTATGAGAGGGTCCGGGGCAACTCCCAAGATGCCTGGAAAACCCCGATATCCTGTCCCTGGTCATCAGAATAACAACCTTGTTTCCTGAATGGAGTCCTGATAACTTTTTAGCTCTGATTGGAGGTATGGAAAAAGCCTCTCTGTCATCAACAACGAGGTCGAGCACGTTTCTTATCTCTATATACTGATCAATATCCGGATTCGAGTCCGGAGGGCGGGGCATGCATTCAGGACCGGGAGTTGCGATAACCCTGATGGTTGCATCAATACTCCTGAACTTCTCTTTGATCTCCTGCTCAAGTATTGGATTGTCTGATATGATAGTCAGGGATATGACCGGGCTTCTGATCTTTGCCTCATAAAAGATGGGCACATATCTCTCACCCATAACACACACAATCTGATGATCGGCGCTGGTGATGAGATCCCGGATTTTGTGCTCAACGGTGGCGTTACCATACACTGACCAGACTGCCTCGTCCTGGTCTTCTGTGATATTCTCTCTTCGGAGCAGTTCCAGTTCTGCTCCTGCTACTGCTGCAGCATGGGTGTGTGCTTCAAGAAGAGCACGCAGAGCGGTTTCAGGGTGGACCGGTGCGAATACAGCAGGTTTTGAATACCTTTTTATTACGAGGCCCAGGTCCTGTAGTTTCTGAAGGCTCTCATAGATACTCGGCTTTGAGATCTGGAGGAAATCGATCAGATCACGTGCTCCGGCCTGATCGTAGAGGACAAGTGCTGCGTAAACTTTGGCCTCGTAGGTCGTGAGGCCCAGCGTATTAAGAGCTGAGATCAGGGCCGGATGGATCTTGTCTGTCATGTTCAAACCGATATCAGTTACTATTCTCCTGATTGGTTGTAAAATTTTTACTATTGTCTTCTGAAAGCACAGGTTGAATCAGATATCTCTATAGATCCCCAGTATCCTCAAATCAGTTGATTTTTTTCTGGTTCTAGTTGCAATTTTTCAATCTTGTTATATATACCTTTGTTGTGGTCTCTCCGAACTGACCAATCGAATATTCAACTTAATTGTTGTGAAATTCTTTACTACCTGGCATTGCAACCATTGGTTGTATCAGTTTCATCATAGTCTCAATAGGTCGGAAAGTTTTGTACTACCAACATCTGCTCATCATCATGAGGCAGAAACCGGCTTGGGATATGATGCTGCGATGATAACGAATCTGTCCGTGAAATGAATCGGACAACCAAGAAAAATCAACATCGGAATGAATGAAATGATCTATACTCGAATTCTGACTGTTCTTGTAATCCTGCTCAGTGCAGGACTGGTACAGGCAGCGGTAATCTCCAATACCACATCTCCAGGCGGGGTATCAACCCTTGCCGCAATCGATCCAATCCAGAATAACCAGGATCCGGATACTGACGATTCAAAAGGTCCTGATTACGACCTGGTATTTCCTAATGATTCAGTCCAGCGGATTGATCTGGTTATCAGATCCGATGACTGGCAGAAGATGCTGGATAACATGACCGAACTGTATGGCGAATTCGGAAATGATACCCGGATGCCCATGCCGACTGGTAACTTCACCCCGGGTGAGAGACCTGAAGGGGGAGGTATGCCCGGAATGTCAGACACAAATCCTGTGTATGTTCCTGCCCAGGTGACGCTGAATGATACAACCCTGGATAATGTCGGTGTCAGATTCAAGGGGTTCAGTTCGCTATCAGGATCGTGGCGTGAAGGAACATACAAGATCTCCCTGAAACTTGACTGTGACCAGTTCAAGGACCAGTACCCGGACGTGAAAGGACAGACTCTCTATGGGTTTGATGAACTGAACCTCCAGAGCGGGTATGGAGACAACTCCCTGATGAGGGACAAGATCGTCACAGAGATCTTCCGTGATGCCGGTGTGCCTGCACCAAGGGCCTCTTTCTATCAGGTATATATCGACAAAGGCAATGGTCCGGAATACTTCGGTCTCTATACGATGATCGAGGACGTAGGAGATACAATGCTCTCATCCCAGTTTACCGATGATTCGGGAAATCTGTACAAAGCTGAGGGTGAGCATGATGCAACCTTCAGGAATGGTACATTCAACTCCAATTTCTTTGATAAGGAGACGAACAAGAAAGAGAATGACTTCAGTGATCTTGAGCAGTTTTACACGGCATTAAACTCTGAAAAGAGAACTACAGATCCATCTGCATGGAGATCAGATCTCGAATCCATCTTTGATGTTGATGAGTTCATGACCTGGCTGGCAACCAACACCGTCATCCAGAACTGGGACACATACGGCTCGATGGCTCATAACTTCTATCTCTATACCAATCCTTCGACCGGGCAGATAACCTGGATTCCCTGGGATAATAACTTTGCACTGCAGAATGGCAGTGAAGGAATGGGAGGAATGGGAGGAGATCACCCGGGTATGGGTAACTTCTCTCCCGGAAACATCTCCACCGGTGCAATGGGCAATCCCTTCGGACCTATTTCTGGCGAGTTTGGGAACTCAACTCCCGGAACCTTCCCGATGGAGATGCCCGGAGGTATGGGTGGTGGGATGAACATGTCTCACATGGGACCTGGTGGCGGAACACAGGATATCAGTCTTGCCAATGTCACGAGTGACTGGCCTCTGATCAGGTATCTGATGGATGATCCGGTGTATCACGAGAAGTATGTGAATGCGGTTGCAGTGGTCATCTCAGATGTGTTCAATCCGGAACGGATGGACACCATCTATACCAGAAATCATGAGATCATCACGCCGTATGTGGTCGGGGATGAGGGAGAGCAGGAAGGATATACTCACCTGAAGAGCTCAGAAGACTTCACTACATCACTTACCTCACTGATCGCTCATACCTCATCCCAGTATGAGGCTGCTCAAAAGTACCTGAAAGAACAGGGGACTGTATAATGGAAAGCACGGTTCAGGCAGCCGGAAGGGATGAAGCCCTTGACACTGTCCTTGACAGGTTCCAGTCGATCGGGCTCACAGAGATGGAGCATGCCAGCCTGCAGGATCGCAAAGAGTCCAAGTATCTGCTCACTGCAGAGCAGGCCAGGGATCTCATCTCCCATCTCCCTGATACATACCGGGTCTTTGAGGTAAATGGGGT
This window encodes:
- a CDS encoding CotH kinase family protein, yielding MIYTRILTVLVILLSAGLVQAAVISNTTSPGGVSTLAAIDPIQNNQDPDTDDSKGPDYDLVFPNDSVQRIDLVIRSDDWQKMLDNMTELYGEFGNDTRMPMPTGNFTPGERPEGGGMPGMSDTNPVYVPAQVTLNDTTLDNVGVRFKGFSSLSGSWREGTYKISLKLDCDQFKDQYPDVKGQTLYGFDELNLQSGYGDNSLMRDKIVTEIFRDAGVPAPRASFYQVYIDKGNGPEYFGLYTMIEDVGDTMLSSQFTDDSGNLYKAEGEHDATFRNGTFNSNFFDKETNKKENDFSDLEQFYTALNSEKRTTDPSAWRSDLESIFDVDEFMTWLATNTVIQNWDTYGSMAHNFYLYTNPSTGQITWIPWDNNFALQNGSEGMGGMGGDHPGMGNFSPGNISTGAMGNPFGPISGEFGNSTPGTFPMEMPGGMGGGMNMSHMGPGGGTQDISLANVTSDWPLIRYLMDDPVYHEKYVNAVAVVISDVFNPERMDTIYTRNHEIITPYVVGDEGEQEGYTHLKSSEDFTTSLTSLIAHTSSQYEAAQKYLKEQGTV
- a CDS encoding HNH endonuclease; the protein is MVDSDTVSGPAGHPCLWCGELTGSRKTYCSDLCEHRFLTWLETEPAAVRGSRPPFWNLIRRQALERDRHQCQICGSTAELSVHHIVPLSAGGDSTLHNLTVLCHTCHQKEHGRHAPAVRKKKFRIRIRHQPMYVPATFFSDWISQSGGEVYP
- a CDS encoding helix-turn-helix domain-containing protein → MTDKIHPALISALNTLGLTTYEAKVYAALVLYDQAGARDLIDFLQISKPSIYESLQKLQDLGLVIKRYSKPAVFAPVHPETALRALLEAHTHAAAVAGAELELLRRENITEDQDEAVWSVYGNATVEHKIRDLITSADHQIVCVMGERYVPIFYEAKIRSPVISLTIISDNPILEQEIKEKFRSIDATIRVIATPGPECMPRPPDSNPDIDQYIEIRNVLDLVVDDREAFSIPPIRAKKLSGLHSGNKVVILMTRDRISGFSRHLGSCPGPSHTQ
- a CDS encoding phosphate ABC transporter substrate-binding protein, with the protein product MMNSKTATLGCILIGLLLCSVLMAGCTGNSSGQTDNKVTPTTTVAGAQASDAAKATSGGSSLTVAGSTTVLPIAAKAAETYMAAHPGIDVQVTGGGTGAGVKAAGEGTAMIGMASRDLTAEEKKKYSDIQAHQIAIDGIAIITNSANPIPSLTIEQIKKIYDGNITNWKDVGGSDAAIVVVGRDSASGTREFFSSDVMKKADFVKTQLEKNSNGAVQQTVAQTKDAIGYVGLGYVDSTIHAVPLSVNGTLISPSIETVKEGKYPLARPLHLLTKGQPTGDAVTFIAFIDSPEGQKLITEEGFVSLTK
- a CDS encoding methyl-accepting chemotaxis protein, whose protein sequence is MNTGSPGSGDLEALVHLLHSSSENNTDWNEGVRTFPSPVLICDAALTILGANDAFYHSSGYIPRSLSGHPLRDIEMSLLSGESVWDAALMRKPASGVVEFRFPTGSDIYPTTALPVMDGNGSLIYLLLVLADTGSNATIPSYDQIRSSWSEPAEVLLETDGTILSLSSQAGEFCGIDVETSRGTNLFDTPLFRESGTHGVQILNEIFAGKEGNEPAVLQVSGTQPLLVQAERRLIPLLKRQVVHLLLTPVPSGLSSTPEGFGELCSLIDSNTSGSNPDPEVCLQTVRLICDEISSDYLKDNGTRKAGDLASLVRGLMHERSILQNAILSSDPVVVPDDLILSTRTRMILLMLDSLRQDLNVQPDPDSDTVDHRSPLAAGEYRGILSEFAAAFNEVLIQSDNTDSAAVDQSVVSFPGEITRVCERFTSGDLSTRLDPAMFADDEQGSMSASDFNMMLDLVQAQYQVLATTLEQMKTGWIPVSVGDIPPGPFEMVIRDLDDALSSLQMMIATVESLTMSVMQGDLSARGDLSGLSGYYQALVTGMNRMLGLIHAPLEEVRRVSGEYALCRFDSRMDEKIPYPGDFENLKVSLDAIGIYCQGVVSEIDRVSSGYAVGDFTVRMGRKLEVAGDFVTIRSSLDNIGIRISESILDLRSTSTTMNGEADQMRESIASVAGQAETLAAYAFSVSDRAGQVRTEVQEMIKGTDSAMRSLHLMTTRSESVADISFKADDLSSRGIELAGRSGEGMDAISGATDLIASRAVRIQEELIRITKIIGLVTDITNQTNLLAVNAAIEAAHAGNAGKGFAVVASEVKRLALDSKSALVGISETLRSLNQAFNEVKDGVDKARDEVKSRSVAVKEMVSLFQSMSAEIRTIATMSRDVVQIADEQEQMIKGLDVRARVIGELMQETTKDADASAHACNESCRSVEEISLHIETVAGLACRIHSDIGRFSV